Part of the Vibrio celticus genome, ACACCAGATGAAACTATCGGTGATGAACTTGCCCTGCACCGCCGTCACCACGGCATGGCTGAACGTAATGTTGGTGATTGGTTGTATGCTCGCACTCTAGCTAATGCTCCAGCAGAAGAAACTCGTTTCCAAGCTGAGATTTTCGATATTAACCGTGCAGGTATGCGTGTACGTTTACTTGAAAATGGTGCGGCTGCATTTATCCCTGGATCTCTCATTCTTAATAATAAAGAAAGAATAGAGTGCAACGGTGATATGGGTACTGTATCTATCGATAAAGAAATGGTATACAAACTGGGAGACGTTTTAGAAGTAGTTCTCTCAGAAGTTAATCAGGAAAACCGTAACTTAGTAGCAAAACCTACTCAAGTATTTGCGGACTTGCCTAGCGAGCCTGAAACGACAAACGAAACCGAAGCTTAAAGGCTTTAACAGCTACAGCTTTTAAGGTTACGGCTTTCAAGGTCAAAAGCTTCAAAGGTTAACTTCTATAGGCGCTAATTATTAGCGCCTTTTTTGTAAATGTCTCATGCTTAAACAATACTTAAAAAAACAATCAATAAGCAATCAATTTACAACGTCAAAGAAGCTCACTATGTCATCAATCACAGTTACTCAATTCAGAAACTTCATTCCCAGGAGACGAGAACGTTATCCTGCCTCTAAAAACGGTATCTTTATGGTATCGAAAGGCAGCATTTCTTTTGTGTTACCCAATGGTACTCAAGCCTCGTTGCAAGCCGGAGATTTCACCCTTTACAATTCTGGTCAGATTAAAGACATCACGGTTAACACTGAAAATGGCGAATTCAGCGCAACCTGCTTAGATTTTGATTTGGCTATCTTTCAGAAGTTCATTAATCAGTTCAGCGATTTAGAGTCCGCTCGAATCCCAGACAAGTACATTAAGTTCAATCAAACGGATACTGAGCTCTGTCAGTTGAAAGATCTCATCATGTCACTCGCCAACTCTTCTTCTCAGAATGACTACGCACTCACTCAATTAGGTTTAAGTTTGCTGTCTTTGATGGTGGAACAGTACCCTGCTCTATTGGCTATTATTGCTCGAGCTTCAAGGTTAACCGTGACCCAAAGAGTCATTCATTACATCGAGCAAAACATTGAAAACAATATCTCTTTGGATACGCTCGCCAGTTACATGGGAATGTCACCGGCTACGCTTAAACGTCGCTTATCGGCTGAAGATCTGTCGTTCTCAAACTTATTAAAGATAAAACGTATTGCTCATGCGGCCACTCAGCTAAGAACATCGGATAAGTCGATCACTCAAATCGCGTATGAGTCCGGTTTTAAAAGTGCCGCTCACTTCAGCACGGCCTTTAAAACGTATCACGGAAAAACACCAAAAGACTTCCGATCGTTAGTGGCACAAGCACAACTGCAAAGCGTAAAGCCGCAAGTTTAAACAAAGCGATAGATTGATGTGAACGTCTTAGTTGGGAACGGGTGTAAACCAAGTGGCTTCAATATTAAGCCACTTGGGTGTGGGATGAGATCATTTGGCTTTGGGATTCAGTGGTTGAGTTTTGAAACTCATTGATTCAGCTTTGGGGTTCAGGGGTTTAGCTTTGATAACAGGCCACCAGCAAACGTGAAAACAGAGAGACTATGACCAGAAGTACGATTTAGGGTCTTTTTCTATTTCCGCCAAAATAGCATCAAGATCCTTCGATTTAGGCAGGTACGGATAAGGTCCCCAATTCACAGAGTCGGTTTCGACATCCCCTTCAAGTGGCACCATCACTAACCAACAAGATAACGACTCATCAAAAGTTACACAGGCGATCTCGTTTGTATAATCGCTATGAGATGAGTCGAGCAGGTAATGCGCCTGAGAAAACAGCACACCACCCTCACACTCTTCATATAGGGATTTGCCTAGCTCGACAGGTAAACTTCGATTTCGAGATGTACAGAGCCTCTCGGCCCCAATTAAAAGACGATTCAGCTCGATATGAATGACGGACATAACACCCCTTGTAACTTCATAGAAACTTCTAAGTAGTGAATTCCTCTACTTAGCTTAGGACTCAACAAACATTTTAGCGAACAAGCGTAATCAAAATACCTGCCCTGCTCCCAGAAACGAATCTTGCTTTCGTAAACACAAAAAGCTATGACTCATCAAATGAACAGCTATACATCAAGCGTATGGAATTTCACAAAAGTGTCATATAACCGACCTATCATATGCGACAAATGTTATTAACTAGGAGTTGTTTATGTTACGAGTCGCGCTTGCCTCTCTTTTATCCTTAGCCCTGTCTTCTCATGCTGCTTTAGCACAAGAAACCACTATTTCGGGCTCCACTTCAGTATCGCGAGTGATGGATGTATTAGCTGAGGAGTACAACAAGACTCACCCTGATAACTATATTGCGGTTCAGGGCATTGGTTCTACAGCAGGTATTACCATGGTTAATAAAGGTGTCTCTGACATCGGTATGAGCTCGCGTTATTTAACCGACCGCGAACAGGACGATAAGTTGAAGGTATTTCCAATTGCCTTTGACGGCCTAGCTGTCGTAACTAACCGCTCAAACGCTGTAAGCAACGTTACACGTGAGCAGCTGTTCGATACCTACAAAGGCAAAATCACGAACTGGAAAGCTATGGGTGGCGCAGATCAGCCTATCGCAGTTGTCACTCGCGAAGCGTCTTCTGGTTCCCGCTACAGCTTCGAAAGCTTGCTTGGTTTAACAAAGATCATTAACGACCGTCTAGTGTCTGACATCAACCCAAATAACTTGGTTGTAAACAGCAACAGCATGGTTAAAACGATTGTTAACCATAACCCGCACGCGATTGGTTTTATCTCTGTTGGTTCGATCGACCGTTCGATTAAAGCAATTACATTTGAAGGCGTAGAGCCAACATCTAAGAACATTGCTAACCACAGCTATGAATTGGCTCGCCCATTCTTGTTGCTGCACAAGACAGACTCAGTTTCTGACGAGAGCAAAGACTTCATCAAGTTCGTGAAGTCAAAGCAAGGGCAAGACCTTATCGAAGAGTACGGCTACACTCGCATTAAATAAGTGAGTGAGTTTTATCTTATGAAAAAAAAGAGAGAGCATTAAGCTCTCTCTTTTTTGGAATCTATAGAGTTCGTTTAGAAGTGAAGTTGAATCACGGAAACGATCACAGCGCCAGGACGACGAATACCTTCGATTTCTACGCGAATTTCGCGTTCAATCTCTAGGCCTTTCTTGATTGGCGTTACTTTTGTTAGCGTACTCTTAGCACGAACGTTACTGCCCGATTTAACAGGGTATGGGAAACGTACTTGGTTAAGACCAATGTTTACGACCATCTTCGCTGTTGGGAATTGAGATTTGTCAGGGTCAACACTGTCAGTCAATCGAGGAAGCAGAGATAAAGTTAAAAAACCATGTGCGATGGTTGTTTTGAACGGAGAGTCTGTTTCCGCTTTTTCAGGCTCAGTGTGGATCCACTGCATATCTTCAGTAACAAGGCCGAACTGGTTAATACGGTCTTGACTTACATTGATCCAGTCGCCAATATGGATGACTTCACCGATCTGTTGATTAAGCTCATCAAACACAAGTTGTGCTTCTGGCTTAAGTACGATCGGCTGTTCCACCGGCATCTCTGGTGCATCTTCATTGACAGCAGGTTTGTGGTGATCACGAACCCACGCAAAGAAATGACTATTTTGCGTACGATTAAGAAAGTCGCCCCAGTAATCTCTAAGAGCTGGAGACATCCATTGCATAAACTCTGAGTGTTGCGAAGACATGCTATCGCCTCGGTGTTTAAATAAATCAATGACTTTCATAAGAACCTCAATGCACAAAAAATTTCAATATAACTTCGTAATTTTGAAACACTTCACACTATTGTGCAAATGTTTTCGAGCATACAACCGTTAGCCGAACCTTGTTAAAATCATATTAAACATACACTTACCAATAAAACATCATTTTATTACAAAACCCAAATTAGAGTGTTAGCTCTATCACATAGCAAACATTTGTTTATATAAAAGGCGTTTTTATTCATCAGTGGAATAAAAAAGGCTTAGCGCAATGCTAAGCCTTAGTTTTTACAAGGAATTGATTTCCCAAGGGTTGGTCTTGTAAGAGACGAATCTTACAAGACACTCAATCCCCTATTCGTCATCAAGCGGAACCAGCTTGGTATTACCACCGTGTGCTTTCTCACGCTTACGTTGCACGAATGCGTAGAAGCCAGGGATTAGGAACGTACCCGCCAGTAACACACATAACAGGCCGCCGATCAGTGAAATACCCAAAGAGTTCTGACTCACGTGACCTGCGCCCGCAGCAAAGATAAGCGGGAAGATACCTAAGATGAACGACCAAGACGTCATGTTCACAGCACGGAAACGTAAAGTACCGCCCTTCACCGCCGCATCTTCAATCGGTGCGTCTTTCTCTTCACGTTCAACCTTTGCGAATTCCACAATCAAGATTGCGTTCTTCGCGGCCAAGGCTATCAAGAGAACCAAACCTATTTGTGCATAAAGGTTCAGCGGTGTGCCCGTTAGATTCAACGCTAAGAAGGAGCCTAAGGTTGCGACAGGTACCACGAGGATAATCGCAATCGGTATTGTCCAACTCTCGTATTGAGCCACCATAAATAGGTAGATGAAGATCAGAGCCAGTGCGAAAGCAAAGATCGCTTGGTTACCTGCTAGTACTTCTTGGTAAGCCATGCCTGTCCATTCGTACTGATAACCCTGAGGCAATACTTCTGCAGCTACGCGTTCCATTGCCGCAATCGCATCACCACTTGAGTAACCTTCTGCAGGTTGACCTTGAATCACCGCACTGCGGTACATGTTGTAACGCCATGCTACATCTGGTTCAAAGATCTGGTCGTAAGTCACCAATGTGCTTAACGGGATCATCTCTCCATTAGACGAACGAACGTGGAATCGTTGTAGGTCATCCATGCTGCTACGGTGTTCACTGTCAGCTTGCATGGTTACGCGGAAGTTCTTACCAAACATGGTGAAATCATTCACGTACAGAGAACCTAGGTTACCTTGTAGTGTTTGGAAGATTTCCGACAACGGAATACCAAGTTGCTGCGCTTTCTCACGGTCAATGTCGACATAGTAGTGCGGTACATTGGCACGGAAGGTACTGAATGTATGTGAAATCTCGGGCTGTTTAGCGGCCTCTGCAATCACGTCATTCATAACCATCGCTAGATCAGTTCGGCTACGACCTAATGTATCTTCAAGAACGAACTCAAAACCAGAAGCTGCACCCATACCCGGTACTGCTGGAGGTCCCATTGCAAATACAATCGCTTGAGGCAATTCTGTTGCTGCTCGACCGTTAATACGTTGTGAGATAGCTTGCGCTGAATGTTGACCGTCCAGTGCGTTACGCATATCCCAATCATGCAGTTTGATAAATAGCGACGCACCATTCGAAGCAGAAGCGCCCGTCATGAATGCATAGCCATTAACCAGTGTTACGCCATCAACACCCGGCTCTTGCTCAACCATCTCAAGCAATTGCTCAGTCACATCTTCTGTACGAGACAGTGATGCCGCGTCAGGAAGCTGTACGTTAACCAGCAAGATGCCTTTATCTTCTTGAGGTACAAATGCCGTAGACGTGGTTTTCGCGAAGTAAGTTACCGCCGCTAGCGCCACAACAAAGAAGGTAAACAGTAGAACACCCTTTTTCACAAGGAAGCCTGCAATTTGACCGTATTTGTTGGTTACGGATTCAAGACCACGGTTAAACGCTTGGTACCAACGTGCGGTGTTACCACCGCCCTGTTTAAGAACTAATGAACACAATGCTGGTGACAGCGTTAGAGCGTTAATAGAAGAGATAACAACCGCAATACAGATAGTCAGAGCAAACTGACGATACATGATGCCGGTGATACCTGGCAGCATCGCTACTGGAATGAATACTGCTAACAGAACCAATGTAGAAGTAATGATCGGACCCGTTACTTCTTTCATCGCGATGAGCGTTGCTTTACGCGGTGAAATGGTTGGGTCTTTAGCCATCGTGGTATCAACGTTCTCGATAACCAAGATCGCATCATCTACTACGATACCAATTGCTAGTATCAAACCAAACAGGGTTACCGTGTTGATGGTGAAACCGGTCATCTGCATGATGGCAAACGTACCAATCAAAGATACCGGAATCGCAACCACAGGAATCAAGGTTGCACGCGCACTACCCAAGAACAGGTACGTTACCGCAATAACCAGCAAGATAGCTTCGATAAGTGTTTTGACTACGCCTTTAATCGACTCAGCAACGAAGAGTGTAGTGTCATAGCTCGCCTCATAAGCAACGCCTTCAGGGAAGTTTTTGCTTAAATTGTCCAACATCGCCATTACCGCTTTACCACTTTCCAGCGCGTTAGCGTCTGATTGAAGTGACAACGTTACGATTGAAGCGTCTTGACCACGGTATTTACCATTGCCGTCGTAGAACTTTTTACCAAGCTCAACACGTGCGATATCTTTTAAGTAAACCGTTGAACCATCTTGGCTAGCGCGAAGCACAACATTTTCAAACTCATCAGCCGTTTCTAGTCGGCCTTTGGTTACCAAGTTGAACTGCACTTCTTGTGCGCTGTCGTAAGGTGCTGCACCAATACGGCCAGCCGCTACCTGAACGTTCTGTTCAGCCAAGGCGCGATTCACGTCAGAGGTGGTTATATTGAGGTTAGCCATTTTCTCAGGATCTAACCAAACACGCATCGCGTATTCACCACCACCCAATACGTTAACTTCACTGATGCCCTTCACACGAGCCAGCTGATCTTTAATGTTCAAGTTCACGTAGTTGATCAGGAATTGGTCGTTGTACTCACCGTTTGGCGAGTAGAAGTTCAATACCATCAGCAGGTCAGGAGAACGCTTCTTAACCGTTACCCCCACCATTCTTACTTCTTGTGGAAGCTTCGATTCGATCTGAGCAACTCGGTTCTGAACGTTGACCTGAGCCATATCTGGATCAGTACCGACATCAAAGGTCACGTTAAGGTTGTATGAACCATCGTTAGCACTTTTAGAAGACATGTAGATCATATCTTCTACGCCGTTAACCGACGTTTCTATGGGGTCGGCTATCGCCTGTTCCACCACTTCAGCACTTGCGCCCGTGTAGAATGCCGACACACTGACCGACGGTGGGCTTATTTTTGGATATTCAGCCACTGGCAATATAGCGAGAGAAATCGCACCCGCCAGCGTTAAGATTATGGATATAACAAGGGCGAACTTAGGCCTTTGAATAAAGAAACGACTTAACATAACTACGCCCCTTACTCAGCTTGTTCAGCAGAAGCTTGAATACGAACAGACATACCATTACGTACACGCTGTAGGCCTTGAGTGATGACCGCGTCGTTTTTCTCTAATCCAGAATGAACAATCACGCCACCTTCAATCTGACGACCCATCTCGATGTTTCTGCGCTCAGCAACAGGTTCAGCTTCGCTTTCAACCAATACCATCACGAAGTCACCTTCGAGGTCGGTTTGCACTGCGCGACGAGGAATAGTCACAACATCAATAGATTGTTTCTCACGTAGATCAACGCGAACGTGTTGGCCTGGAAGTAGTTGCTGATTCGGGTTATCGGCAATCGCACGCATCGCGATCGTACCAGTATTGAGGTTTATACGGTTGCCTAAGAAGTCAAGCTGACCTAGATGTTCGAACGCTTCACCGTTCTCAAGCATGATCTGAACTTCAACACCTTCAGAGTCGCTGCTGCCATCGCCTTCGATGCGGTCCATACCCAGCTCAATACGCTCACGCTCACTGATGCTGAACGATGCGTGGATTGGGTCTAGGCTAACCAACGTAGTCAATACACCTGAAGACGGTGAAACCAGATCACCCGTGCTCACTTTGGTATCACTAATACGGCCAGAGAACGGCGCGATGATTTTGGTATGAGAAAGCTGAACATTCGCAGCATTTAGCTGTGCTTGGCTTGCTTCAAGCTGTGCTTGAGAACCTAACAAGTTTGCGGTTAATGCATCAAATTCAGATTGAGAGATACTGCCTTTCGGAAGTAGATTTTTACCACGATTAAAATCAAGCTCAGCTTTTTTAAGGTTCGCGTTCGCTTGAGCAACAGACGCTTTTGCGCTTGCTACTTCGGCTTCAAACGAAGAAGGTTCAATCGAGTAAAGCAATTGACCCTTTTCAACCATTTGGCCTTCATTGAAATGACGGCTTTGTAGATAGCCCGAAACTTGCGCTGTGATAGCCGTGTCTTCAACGGCTTCAATACGACCGATATACGACTTACTTTGCTGGTGAGAAACAACGCTAACATCCTGTACTGCTACGAGAGGTAGAGGCGCTTGCTTGGCATTTTGAGCATCTTGCCCACATCCAGCAAGAATAAGAGAGCTTGCAAGAGCCGTAAGGATCAACTTTTTACGCATGGTTATACCGTCACTTATTAGTATTTGAACAGCATAAAATTTACGTAACACACTCGTTACCATTGTCCGAGGAATATCAATTATAACTAGCTAAAGTGTATCAATATGTTAATTGAAACCAAGTGTTTATAAAGTGATTACAAACACGCTACAATTCCTAAGTAAATCAATCTCTCAGCTTTTGTTCTCTATGGATATTGTCTAACATAATGTATTGTCAGGCAGATAAGCATTCACATTTAATTGTTAAGGAATTTTCATGATTTCAAAATGGGCTAAACGTTTCTATCAAATGGCGGAATTGGTCGGTTCTTGGAGTAAAGATCCTTCAACTCAAGTCGGCGCCGTAATCACTAAGCACAACCGTATTGTTTCCGTTGGTTTTAATGGCTACCCACATGGCGTGTCTGATAGTGCGGATACTGATGACAGAGAGATGAAGTACCTCAAGACACTTCACGCTGAAGAAAATGCGATCTTATTCGCCAAGCGTGATTTGGACAGTTGTGAGATCTGGGTGACGCATTTCCCTTGTCCAAACTGTGCAGCAAAAATCATCCAAACAGGTATTTCAGCAGTACATTGCCCAGAGCAAAGTGAAGATTTCCTTTCTCGCTGGGGCGACAAGATTAAAGTTAGCCAAGATATGTTTGAGCAAGCTGGTGTACAAGTGGATTGGTTACCACTCGCTGATCTAGACTAAACTAATAGATAGCAAGAACAAAAAAGCCGAGAGTCGATAATATCGCTCTCGGCTTTCTTATGTTTGGGCTTATAGTTTGGACGCTATAGTTTAGAGGCTATAGCTTGGTCACTGTAAACTGATGAGCAAACTAAGCGTTCGTTGGGAATGCTTCCGCGTACGCTTCCATAAAGTCTTTACGAATATCTTGCTCTAAATGAATCGCTTTTTCGGTCGGACAGAAGATCATAAAGTGCACTTCTTGCTCACCTGTCGAACTGCTTGTGATATGGATGTGAGGCTCAGAACCCGGAAGGTCGACGCCAGCGTGCTTTTCGATCACACCGTTATAACGGCGGGCAACATCGATAAACTCTTCGCAATGCTCTTCAATTTTCTCAATAAGACCCGGCAACATAGGGTATAGGTTTACAAAGTCTTTTACCGTCACAAAAAAGTTATGATAAACATAACGCTTCATGAAGTTGAGGTTCTTAACCGGGTAAGTGAAGAACATGCTATTAGGCAGCGTGGCTGTCTTGCCAGTGAAATGATATTGCCCATGATACAAATCGATTTCTTGAATCACAGTCGCCATCAAATTGTGCTCAATCACCTCACCGCTGATTTTACCCACTTCGATCCAGTCGCCGATTCTAAATGAACGAGAACTCGCACGTTGAATAGAACCGGTGAAACACAAAATGATCTCTTTAGATGCGACGACTATAGCAACAGCAATGGCCGTTACTGACAGCGCAAACTCGCTGATTTCGGATTTCCACAACACAAATAACGTTACAACAATAATCGCGAATGTGCCGTTTTTGGTTCGTGACATCCAGTTACGTTGGTCTTCGCTAAGGAAAGCAACATCACCTCTTATTTGAGATAAGGTGATTCGGCGAATGATTAAAATAATAGTGATAATCAACGCACTAAAAATAAACTTATGAGCGAGTAGAAAATCAATTACTTGCCACACTTTTTCCATTACTTATTCCTTTAGCTTTATAACGATTAGCGGAGACTTCGCTATGAAAAAGCGCTCAAAAATAGAGCGCTTTTTTACGTGCCTAAATCAGCTATTGGTAAGGCTATCATTTTATCTTGGCAGAAGTAATAAATTGACCAAAAGTTTCACACCAAATCACAACCGTATTAAATCGATTAAGATCAGTACCTTCGGGAAGTTCAACCATAAAACGGTCGAATGTTTTCACATCTCCGACTCTCAATAACTCGTTCTTGCTTTCATTGAAAGCTTGCTCGGTTTCAATGAACTTTGGTGAGAGGTAAACCTTGTAATCAGGCCCCGGCGCCAATTCACCTTCAAAAGCGATCGCACTTTCAGATACTGAGACGATGCCTTCTCCCCAGTGCAAGAAATCACTGTCTTGTCGATCTTTAGTGAACTCACCCGTGTAGATAGCCTGCTCACTGATCGCTTCAACAGAACTTGAGGAAGGAGAATCAGGCTCAATCAAGATAGGTAATGCGTAAACACCCAGCCCAAAACCAAAAGCACCCACGGCTAAGTGGGTGCAAAGTAAAACTAACTTTTTCATCGCGTACTCCCTTATGCTTAAAGAGAGTATTATTGAATACTCTCAAAAATACAAAGAGATATAACGCTCCGATGTTCTATTTTTGGTAATGCGTTGCTGTACGTTGAGACAATTCGACAATCACTTTTACCGCTTGCTCCATGCCTTGAATGGTAATGAACTCATGAATACCGTGGAAGTTGTAGCCGCCAGTAAAGATATTCGGACATGGTAGCCCCATGAAAGATAAGCGAGCACCGTCTGTACCACCTCGGATAGGCTTAATCATTGGCTCAACATCGCACTCAATCATCGCTTGCTTCGCCAATTCGATAATATGTTGATGCGGTTCAACCATCTCTTTCATATTGAAGTAGCTATCGGTTAGCACCAGCTCAACACGGCCTTTCTCAAGACGCTCATTCAGCTCATCGACTTTCTGCTGCATGAATGCCTTACGCGCTTCTACACCCTCACGTTCAAAATCACGGATGATGTATCCCAGTTCAGAGCGAGCCACACCCATTTCCGCCGATTTCAGGTGGTAGAAGCCTTCATAACCTTCTGTGCACTCAGGTGTTTCTTGCGCAGGCATCATCAATTGGAATTGCGCTGCAATGTTCATCGAGTTCACCATTTTACCTTTTGCGGTGCCCGGGTGAACGTTCACGCCATGACAGATAACATCGGCGCTCGTGGCATTGAAGTTCTCAAATTCCAACTCCCCTACTGGGCCACCATCGATGGTGTACGCCCACTCGGCGCCAAATTTTTCAACGTCAAACAGGTTCGCACCGCGACCAATCTCTTCATCCGGCGTGAAACCAATGCAGATGTCGCCGTGTTTGATGTCTGGATTCGCTTTCAGGTAAGCAATTGCACTGATGATTTCAGCGATGCCCGCTTTGTTGTCGGCACCAAGTAAAGTTGTGCCGTCAGTCGTAATAAGGTCGTGACCATGTAAAGAATCAAGATCTGGGTATTGGCTTGGGTTCAAACTCTCGCCACTTTCCCCTAATTCAATCGTTCCACCTCGGTAATCTTTAATCACTTGTGGTTTCACGTTGGCGCCTGAGGCGTCAGGAGCGGTATCCATGTGCGCCACAAAGCCAATCGCAGGTACTGGATAATCGACATTCGACGGCAGTTTCGCCATCAAGTATCCATTGTCGTCTAAAGACACATCAACTAAGTCTAATGCCACCAATTCTAACTTTAAGGCTTCAGCAAAGGTAATTTGACCCGGTGAACTTGGGCATTGCTGATTAGAAGGATCGGATTTGGTATCAAAAGTAACGTAATTAAGAAAACGTTCTACAAGCTTTTCCATAATTCATCTCACCATGGATTAAGTAATTGATTTACTGACTTATATTTTTTTCGGTATACGATGCATCGTTAAATAAATACAAACACAGAGTCAGTAGCGAGGTTTTTCATCTTACGCCCCTGACCATGTATGTAATTGCTCTAAATCATTATTGTGCGAAATTAGATACGCTTCCTATACTTGAAAACAGAGGGTTTCGTCAGTTCAACATTGCATACGGATGATAAGAGATCGCTTTGTACGCATTCTACGCCCTCCGCTCTCAGCCTAACAAAAGTACAAAGTGGATGATGATCACAATTTATCCTTGATGCAGAATCTGTCATACGTTTCACGGAGACACAGTTATGACGATTAATAAATATTTCATTTTCTCTCCTCAAGCCTCTGAGGAAACGCTTCAACCAGTACTAACTGAGAAAGAAGTTCAAAGGCAGGAAGCTCTAAGACAGGCGCAAATCCAGGGTGGATTAGACACAAACGCGACCTCGTAACTCAATGAATACCTAGCACTATTAAGACCCCTATAAAAAAGCTCTACGCTCTATCCTGTAGAGCTTTTTTTATTCTTGATCTGTTATCCTCTCCCCCGCCCCAACAAAAAGTTGATCATTAAACCTTCATTCATTACTTCTTGTTCTTTACTTCTCAATCACCATTTGGCTCATAATTTCTTGCGAATGTAATTTCACGCATTGCACACGCTAACTTACGACACTGAGAAATGACTCACTAAACTCCCCGATGCCATACCTTGTCGTGTCATTTTGTGTTAATAATTCATATTCGTTTTCATTCCTCACTCGCCCTCTTTTCAAAACTATATGCGAGTACCAGAGAACCTAACCACAGGAACCCCGAATTCAATGGAATATTCAAAACTAGGAAGTAGTCAAATTCCCGTTTCCCGTATCTGCCTTGGTAGCATGACTTGGGGGCTACAAAATACGCAACAGCAAGCCGACCAACAGATCGAATACGCATTAAGCCAAGGTATTAACTTTATCGATACTGCAGAGATGTACGCGGTTCCACCTTCTCCAGATACCTACGGAAAAACAGAAGCGATCATTGGTAACTGGTTATCGCGTAACCCACAGCGTCGACAAGAGTTGATCATTGCGAGCAAAATTGCCGGGCCTGGGCTTCCTTGGGTTCGAGATGGTGGCCCGATAACGGGTGAAGCCGTGATCGCCGCGGTTGATGCATCATTAAAACGCCTACAAACTGACTATATCGACCTTTACCAACTTCATTGGCCAAATCGCACAACGCCTCACTTTGGTAAGCATTTCCCGAATCACATTCGATTCAGTGATATTGACCGAAAGCAGCATGAAGCTGAGATGTTGGAAATCCTAAAAGCACTGGCAAGCTGCATTAAGGCGGGTAAAATTCGCCATGTCGGGCTTTCAGATGATTCTACTTGGGGCATTAACACATACCTCAAGCTGAGCGAGAAACACGATTTGCCACGTATGGTTTCGATCCAGAATGAATTTAGCCTACTGCACGCAAAAGACTGGCCATATTTGATTGAAAACTGTGTGCATGAAGATGTCGCTTACCTGCCATGGTCGCCTTTAGCTGCAGGCATGTTGAGTGGAAAGTACATCGATGGCGCAAGACCGGAAGGCAGCCGTTGGACTTACATGCAACGTAAAGGCATCTTCCGTGACACTGAATCTGCCAACGAAGCGGTTAAAGGCTATGTTGAAGTGGCTCATGCTCACGGGTTCACTCCAAGCCAACTGGCATTAGCTTGGTGTAATCAAGTTGATGGGGTGACGTCCACCATCATTGGTGCTACCACCATGGAGCAGCTAAAAGAGAACGTAGCCGCTTTCAGTAAACCGTTATCAGAAGAGATCCTGACTGATATCAACACGGTCTTTAAGCGCTATCCTGCTCCGTATTAGGCTGCAGTTCAGCTTAACTT contains:
- a CDS encoding efflux RND transporter periplasmic adaptor subunit, with protein sequence MRKKLILTALASSLILAGCGQDAQNAKQAPLPLVAVQDVSVVSHQQSKSYIGRIEAVEDTAITAQVSGYLQSRHFNEGQMVEKGQLLYSIEPSSFEAEVASAKASVAQANANLKKAELDFNRGKNLLPKGSISQSEFDALTANLLGSQAQLEASQAQLNAANVQLSHTKIIAPFSGRISDTKVSTGDLVSPSSGVLTTLVSLDPIHASFSISERERIELGMDRIEGDGSSDSEGVEVQIMLENGEAFEHLGQLDFLGNRINLNTGTIAMRAIADNPNQQLLPGQHVRVDLREKQSIDVVTIPRRAVQTDLEGDFVMVLVESEAEPVAERRNIEMGRQIEGGVIVHSGLEKNDAVITQGLQRVRNGMSVRIQASAEQAE
- the pepT gene encoding peptidase T, with protein sequence MEKLVERFLNYVTFDTKSDPSNQQCPSSPGQITFAEALKLELVALDLVDVSLDDNGYLMAKLPSNVDYPVPAIGFVAHMDTAPDASGANVKPQVIKDYRGGTIELGESGESLNPSQYPDLDSLHGHDLITTDGTTLLGADNKAGIAEIISAIAYLKANPDIKHGDICIGFTPDEEIGRGANLFDVEKFGAEWAYTIDGGPVGELEFENFNATSADVICHGVNVHPGTAKGKMVNSMNIAAQFQLMMPAQETPECTEGYEGFYHLKSAEMGVARSELGYIIRDFEREGVEARKAFMQQKVDELNERLEKGRVELVLTDSYFNMKEMVEPHQHIIELAKQAMIECDVEPMIKPIRGGTDGARLSFMGLPCPNIFTGGYNFHGIHEFITIQGMEQAVKVIVELSQRTATHYQK
- a CDS encoding DM13 domain-containing protein, which translates into the protein MKKLVLLCTHLAVGAFGFGLGVYALPILIEPDSPSSSSVEAISEQAIYTGEFTKDRQDSDFLHWGEGIVSVSESAIAFEGELAPGPDYKVYLSPKFIETEQAFNESKNELLRVGDVKTFDRFMVELPEGTDLNRFNTVVIWCETFGQFITSAKIK
- a CDS encoding mechanosensitive ion channel family protein; this encodes MEKVWQVIDFLLAHKFIFSALIITIILIIRRITLSQIRGDVAFLSEDQRNWMSRTKNGTFAIIVVTLFVLWKSEISEFALSVTAIAVAIVVASKEIILCFTGSIQRASSRSFRIGDWIEVGKISGEVIEHNLMATVIQEIDLYHGQYHFTGKTATLPNSMFFTYPVKNLNFMKRYVYHNFFVTVKDFVNLYPMLPGLIEKIEEHCEEFIDVARRYNGVIEKHAGVDLPGSEPHIHITSSSTGEQEVHFMIFCPTEKAIHLEQDIRKDFMEAYAEAFPTNA
- a CDS encoding dCMP deaminase family protein yields the protein MISKWAKRFYQMAELVGSWSKDPSTQVGAVITKHNRIVSVGFNGYPHGVSDSADTDDREMKYLKTLHAEENAILFAKRDLDSCEIWVTHFPCPNCAAKIIQTGISAVHCPEQSEDFLSRWGDKIKVSQDMFEQAGVQVDWLPLADLD
- a CDS encoding aldo/keto reductase translates to MEYSKLGSSQIPVSRICLGSMTWGLQNTQQQADQQIEYALSQGINFIDTAEMYAVPPSPDTYGKTEAIIGNWLSRNPQRRQELIIASKIAGPGLPWVRDGGPITGEAVIAAVDASLKRLQTDYIDLYQLHWPNRTTPHFGKHFPNHIRFSDIDRKQHEAEMLEILKALASCIKAGKIRHVGLSDDSTWGINTYLKLSEKHDLPRMVSIQNEFSLLHAKDWPYLIENCVHEDVAYLPWSPLAAGMLSGKYIDGARPEGSRWTYMQRKGIFRDTESANEAVKGYVEVAHAHGFTPSQLALAWCNQVDGVTSTIIGATTMEQLKENVAAFSKPLSEEILTDINTVFKRYPAPY